The following coding sequences lie in one Nocardioides sambongensis genomic window:
- a CDS encoding fumarylacetoacetate hydrolase family protein produces the protein MISRPPAAALYWTAAQQLAHLTVNGAALRTGDLYASGTVSGPDRAESGCLLELTENGTHPLRLADGATRGFLEDGDEVVVAGTAPAADGGLLDLGEVRGRVTPAPGDAGR, from the coding sequence GTGATCAGTCGGCCGCCGGCCGCCGCGCTCTACTGGACCGCGGCCCAGCAGCTCGCCCACCTGACCGTGAACGGCGCGGCGCTGCGCACCGGCGACCTCTACGCAAGCGGCACGGTGAGCGGTCCGGACCGGGCCGAGAGCGGCTGCCTGCTCGAGCTCACCGAGAACGGCACCCACCCGCTGCGGCTCGCCGACGGCGCCACCCGAGGGTTCCTCGAGGACGGTGACGAGGTGGTCGTCGCGGGCACCGCGCCGGCGGCCGACGGTGGTCTGCTCGACCTCGGCGAGGTGCGCGGCCGGGTGACCCCCGCCCCGGGTGATGCCGGCCGGTGA
- a CDS encoding glutamate decarboxylase, with product MNAQQPHDLYGTGFSAREVPSAAFPVEGMPAYAARYLIESDLALEGDPARNLATFVTTWMEPEAQTLISENLHRNFIDHAEYPRTAEIEQRCIRMLADLFHAPGETTGARTQGSSEAIMLGALSLKWKWRERRKAAGLPADRPNLIFGGDVHVVWDKFCRYFDVEPRTVPLRPEKYTIGPEDVEPHIDENTIGVAAVLGTTFTGHRDDIGGINDLLVRLKAERGLDVPLHIDAASGGFVWPFLYPDTAWDFRLEQVRSINVSGHKFGMVYPGIGWLVFRETADLADDLVFEENYLGKTDRTFTLNFSTGSAMVVAQYFTLIRYGRAGYEFVMRNMQSNAEALADRIEALGRFEIIGRHDEQLPLVAFKLREEQDYDEFDIAWQLSAERGWMVPAYTLPPDAQDVKIMRALVKRTMTLEHVETLAADIDGACRTLEAKGGAHPRERQQVVTGPGH from the coding sequence ATGAACGCACAGCAGCCGCACGACCTCTACGGCACCGGGTTCAGCGCCCGCGAGGTGCCCAGCGCCGCCTTCCCTGTCGAGGGCATGCCGGCGTACGCCGCGCGGTACCTCATCGAGTCCGACCTCGCTCTGGAGGGCGACCCGGCGCGCAACCTCGCGACGTTCGTGACGACGTGGATGGAGCCCGAGGCGCAGACGCTGATCAGCGAGAACCTGCACCGCAACTTCATCGACCATGCGGAGTATCCGCGCACCGCCGAGATCGAGCAGCGCTGCATCCGGATGCTGGCCGATCTCTTCCACGCTCCCGGCGAGACCACCGGCGCCCGCACCCAGGGGTCCTCGGAGGCGATCATGTTGGGCGCGCTCTCGCTGAAGTGGAAGTGGCGGGAGCGCCGGAAGGCGGCCGGGCTGCCCGCCGACCGACCCAACCTGATCTTCGGTGGCGACGTGCACGTGGTCTGGGACAAGTTCTGCCGATACTTCGACGTGGAGCCGCGGACGGTGCCGCTGCGACCGGAGAAGTACACGATCGGCCCCGAGGACGTCGAGCCGCACATCGACGAGAACACCATCGGCGTGGCCGCCGTCCTCGGCACGACGTTCACCGGTCACCGCGACGACATCGGCGGGATCAACGACCTGCTGGTGCGCCTCAAGGCCGAGCGCGGGCTCGACGTACCGCTCCACATCGATGCCGCCAGCGGCGGCTTCGTGTGGCCCTTCCTCTACCCCGACACGGCGTGGGACTTCCGGCTCGAGCAGGTGCGCTCGATCAACGTCTCCGGCCATAAGTTCGGCATGGTCTATCCCGGCATCGGCTGGCTGGTCTTCCGCGAGACAGCCGATCTCGCGGACGACCTGGTGTTCGAGGAGAACTACCTCGGCAAGACCGACCGGACCTTCACCCTGAACTTCTCCACCGGATCGGCGATGGTCGTCGCGCAGTACTTCACCCTGATCCGCTACGGGCGCGCCGGATACGAGTTCGTCATGCGCAACATGCAGTCCAATGCCGAGGCGCTGGCCGACAGGATCGAGGCGTTGGGTCGTTTCGAGATCATCGGCCGGCACGATGAGCAACTGCCCCTGGTCGCCTTCAAGCTGCGCGAGGAGCAGGACTACGACGAGTTCGACATCGCCTGGCAGCTCTCGGCCGAGCGCGGCTGGATGGTCCCCGCGTACACGCTGCCGCCGGACGCCCAGGACGTGAAGATCATGCGCGCCCTGGTGAAGCGGACGATGACCCTGGAACACGTGGAGACCCTCGCCGCCGACATCGACGGCGCCTGCCGCACCTTGGAGGCCAAGGGCGGCGCACATCCACGGGAGCGGCAGCAGGTGGTCACCGGTCCCGGCCACTGA
- a CDS encoding PDR/VanB family oxidoreductase, protein MSTTMTAASDTASPAVGGKVRLRVRRKLALADGVCGLELVAPDDGRLPDWTPGSHIDLTFANGLNRQYSLCGDRWDAHSYQVAVLREPDGRGGSAFVHDELGEGDVIDIAGPRNNFPLAPADAYLFVAGGIGITPILPMLEQAEMLGKPWRLLYGGRTRTSMAFLDRLTPWGDRVDVCPQDESGLLDLDVLGRLEAGTKVYCCGPEPLLAAVRTAAVDLPSGSLRTERFVAAAMPAPVRTTSFDLELARSGVTVTVAPGQSILEAAAEAGAPILASCRQGICGTCETDVLEGTPDHRDSMLDDDERQRGDLFYPCVSRSASDRLVLDI, encoded by the coding sequence ATGAGCACAACAATGACGGCCGCCAGCGACACGGCCTCCCCCGCCGTCGGCGGCAAGGTCCGCCTCCGCGTCCGTCGCAAGCTCGCCCTCGCTGACGGGGTCTGCGGCCTGGAGCTGGTCGCGCCCGACGACGGTCGGCTTCCCGATTGGACCCCTGGTTCGCACATCGACCTGACCTTCGCCAACGGCCTCAACCGGCAGTACTCACTGTGCGGTGACCGATGGGATGCGCACAGCTACCAGGTCGCCGTCCTGCGCGAACCGGACGGGCGTGGCGGATCGGCCTTCGTCCACGACGAACTCGGCGAAGGCGACGTGATCGACATCGCCGGTCCGCGCAACAACTTCCCGCTGGCACCTGCCGACGCCTACCTCTTCGTTGCCGGCGGCATCGGCATCACTCCCATTCTGCCCATGCTCGAGCAGGCTGAGATGCTCGGCAAGCCCTGGCGGCTGCTTTACGGCGGTCGAACCCGCACCTCGATGGCGTTCCTCGACCGACTCACGCCTTGGGGCGACCGCGTCGACGTCTGCCCGCAGGACGAGAGCGGACTGCTCGACCTCGACGTGCTCGGCCGGCTGGAGGCGGGGACGAAGGTGTACTGCTGCGGTCCGGAACCGTTGCTGGCAGCCGTGCGGACCGCCGCCGTGGACCTGCCCTCGGGGAGCCTGCGCACCGAACGGTTCGTCGCAGCCGCCATGCCCGCCCCGGTGCGCACCACGTCGTTCGACCTGGAGCTGGCACGCTCCGGCGTGACGGTCACCGTGGCCCCCGGACAGAGCATTCTGGAGGCCGCCGCCGAGGCCGGCGCCCCGATCCTCGCTTCCTGCCGTCAGGGCATCTGCGGAACCTGCGAGACCGACGTGCTCGAGGGCACCCCCGACCACCGCGACTCGATGCTCGACGACGACGAGCGACAGCGCGGGGACCTCTTCTACCCCTGCGTCTCGCGCTCTGCCAGCGACCGCCTCGTCCTGGACATCTGA
- a CDS encoding fumarylacetoacetate hydrolase family protein translates to MTPEAAATPRPVGFGVFRTPDAPRVRRLGWRTSGGVLDLGALAASRAPGLASYLGVGRLDPLLAAGRAVWDQVLDAVLSWERSVEPVPMDRVDPVLGFSVADYVDFYASEHHAARVGALFRPDGPALPAAWKHLPIGYHGRAGSVVVSGTPVVRPRGQQQDGEGRISVAPTRRLDLEAEVGFVVGAASPPGMPVPMEALPDHVFGVCLVNDWSARDIQAWEYVPLGPFLGKSFATSVSPWIVPLALLDGARVPPPRRDPIPPDYLDDTRGTGGPGAWTCAWRSGSTTG, encoded by the coding sequence GTGACCCCGGAAGCCGCGGCCACCCCGCGTCCGGTCGGCTTCGGGGTCTTCCGCACCCCCGACGCGCCACGCGTACGACGACTGGGCTGGCGTACCAGCGGAGGTGTGCTCGACCTCGGCGCCCTGGCCGCCTCCCGCGCGCCCGGCCTCGCGTCGTACCTGGGGGTGGGGCGGCTGGACCCGCTGCTGGCCGCCGGCCGGGCGGTGTGGGACCAGGTGCTCGACGCGGTGCTCTCCTGGGAGCGGAGCGTCGAGCCGGTGCCGATGGACCGGGTCGACCCGGTGCTCGGGTTCTCCGTCGCCGACTACGTGGACTTCTACGCCTCCGAGCACCACGCGGCGCGGGTGGGCGCCCTCTTCCGACCGGACGGGCCGGCGCTCCCGGCGGCCTGGAAGCACCTCCCCATCGGCTACCACGGACGGGCCGGGAGCGTGGTGGTCTCGGGCACGCCGGTGGTGCGGCCGCGCGGTCAGCAGCAGGACGGCGAGGGCCGGATCTCGGTCGCGCCGACGCGCCGGCTCGACCTGGAGGCCGAGGTGGGGTTCGTCGTGGGTGCCGCCTCGCCGCCCGGGATGCCGGTGCCGATGGAGGCGCTGCCCGACCATGTCTTCGGCGTGTGCCTGGTCAACGACTGGTCGGCCCGCGACATCCAGGCATGGGAGTACGTGCCGCTGGGCCCGTTCCTGGGCAAGTCCTTCGCCACCTCGGTCTCGCCCTGGATCGTCCCGCTGGCGCTGCTGGACGGCGCCCGGGTCCCGCCGCCCCGGCGCGACCCGATCCCGCCGGACTACCTCGACGACACCCGGGGGACGGGCGGCCCTGGGGCCTGGACCTGCGCCTGGAGGTCCGGCTCAACGACCGGGTGA
- a CDS encoding alpha/beta fold hydrolase yields MPHLEAKGLRVLTPAYPGFEVEVEALREDPQVIADLTVNATVDHLASVVESVATPPVIIGHSFGGTLTQLLLARGLGSAGVVIDSAPTEGVRVNPVSQARSLFPALKNPANRRRAVSFTPEEFHYAFTNTLTAEESQRIWERYAIGAPGNWVWEHGLFANFKPGHQDTWVDFKADRAPLLFIAGGKDHIMPPSVNRSNAKHYRHSPAVTDYHEFEERDHWTCGAPGWQEVADHALHWALDHAQPARPWLTNA; encoded by the coding sequence GTGCCCCACCTGGAGGCGAAGGGGCTGCGGGTGCTGACCCCGGCGTACCCGGGATTCGAGGTCGAGGTCGAGGCGCTTCGCGAGGATCCGCAGGTCATCGCGGACCTCACCGTCAACGCCACGGTCGATCACCTGGCGTCGGTGGTGGAGTCGGTCGCCACGCCGCCGGTGATCATCGGTCACTCGTTCGGCGGCACGCTGACCCAGCTGCTGCTCGCCCGTGGTCTCGGATCGGCGGGTGTGGTGATCGACTCGGCGCCCACCGAGGGTGTCCGGGTGAACCCGGTCTCCCAGGCACGATCCCTCTTCCCGGCGCTGAAGAATCCGGCGAACCGCCGTCGGGCCGTCAGCTTCACCCCGGAGGAGTTCCACTACGCCTTCACCAACACGTTGACCGCGGAGGAGTCGCAACGGATCTGGGAGCGCTATGCGATCGGCGCCCCTGGCAACTGGGTCTGGGAGCACGGCCTCTTCGCCAACTTCAAGCCCGGGCACCAGGACACCTGGGTCGACTTCAAGGCGGACCGGGCTCCGCTGCTCTTCATCGCGGGCGGGAAGGACCACATCATGCCGCCCTCGGTGAACCGTTCGAACGCCAAGCACTACCGGCACTCGCCGGCAGTGACCGACTACCACGAGTTCGAGGAGCGCGATCACTGGACGTGCGGTGCTCCCGGCTGGCAGGAGGTCGCCGACCACGCCCTGCACTGGGCCCTCGACCACGCCCAGCCCGCTCGCCCCTGGCTGACCAACGCCTGA
- the hppD gene encoding 4-hydroxyphenylpyruvate dioxygenase codes for MTVADHLTDAERLADLDLDQLRQLVGLVAYDDATDPFPVTGWDAVVWAVGNAVQTSHFFQSAFGMDLVAYSGPETGNRDHHAYVLTSGAVRFVITGGIAPDSPVAAHHARHGDGITDIALEVPDVDRCIDHARAEGATVLVEPHDVSDEHGTVRMAAIATYGETRHTLVDRSRYRGPYLPGYVARTSGLVRPAAADGADAPRIFQALDHVVGNVELGRMDEWVDFYGRVMGFANMAEFIGDDIATDYSALMSKVVASGNHRVKFPLNEPAIAKKRSQIDEYLEFYGGPGAQHLALATEDILAAVDAMRAAGIEFLDTPDSYYEDPELRARIGEVRVPIAELQRRGILVDRDEDGYLLQIFTKPIGDRPTVFFEMIERHGSLGFGKGNFKALFEAIEREQDKRGNL; via the coding sequence ATGACCGTCGCCGACCATCTCACCGACGCCGAACGCCTCGCCGACCTCGACCTCGACCAGCTGCGCCAGCTCGTCGGGCTCGTCGCCTACGACGACGCCACCGACCCGTTCCCGGTCACCGGTTGGGACGCCGTGGTGTGGGCCGTGGGCAACGCGGTGCAGACCAGCCACTTCTTCCAGAGCGCCTTCGGCATGGACCTGGTCGCCTACTCCGGTCCGGAGACCGGCAACCGGGACCACCACGCCTACGTGCTCACCTCGGGTGCGGTGCGTTTCGTGATCACCGGGGGCATCGCGCCGGACAGCCCGGTGGCCGCCCACCACGCCCGGCACGGTGACGGGATCACCGACATCGCCCTCGAGGTGCCCGATGTCGACCGCTGCATCGACCATGCCCGCGCCGAGGGCGCGACCGTGCTGGTCGAGCCGCACGACGTGAGCGACGAGCACGGCACGGTGCGAATGGCCGCGATCGCGACCTACGGCGAGACCCGGCACACCCTGGTCGACCGCAGCCGCTACCGCGGGCCCTACCTGCCCGGGTACGTCGCCCGCACCTCCGGCCTCGTCCGCCCGGCGGCGGCCGACGGTGCCGACGCGCCGCGGATCTTCCAAGCGCTGGACCACGTGGTCGGCAACGTCGAGCTCGGCCGGATGGACGAGTGGGTCGACTTCTACGGACGGGTGATGGGCTTCGCCAACATGGCCGAGTTCATCGGTGACGACATCGCCACCGACTACTCGGCGTTGATGAGCAAGGTGGTCGCCAGCGGCAACCACCGGGTGAAGTTCCCGCTGAACGAGCCGGCGATCGCCAAGAAGCGCTCCCAGATCGACGAGTACCTCGAGTTCTACGGCGGCCCCGGTGCCCAGCACCTCGCCCTGGCCACCGAGGACATCCTCGCGGCGGTCGACGCGATGCGCGCGGCCGGCATCGAATTCCTGGACACACCCGACTCCTACTACGAGGACCCCGAGCTGCGTGCTCGGATCGGCGAGGTGCGGGTGCCGATCGCCGAGCTGCAGCGCCGCGGGATCCTGGTCGACCGTGATGAGGACGGCTACCTGCTGCAGATCTTCACCAAGCCGATCGGCGACCGGCCGACGGTCTTCTTCGAGATGATCGAGCGGCACGGGTCGCTGGGATTCGGGAAGGGCAACTTCAAGGCCCTCTTCGAGGCGATCGAGCGCGAGCAGGACAAGCGCGGCAATCTCTGA
- a CDS encoding S-(hydroxymethyl)mycothiol dehydrogenase, with amino-acid sequence MQQVRAVVARAKGAPVELTTINVPDPGPGEAVVKVQACGVCHTDLHYREGGINDEFPFLLGHEAAGVVEAVGEGVTDVAPGDFVVLNWRAVCGECRACKRGEPKYCFATHNATQKMTLAEGPDAGTELSPALGIGAFAEKTLVAAGQCTKVDPQARAAAVGLLGCGVMAGIGAAINTGGVTRGRSVAVIGCGGVGVAAIAGSALAGASPIIAVDIDANKLAAAKRMGATHTVDSSAGSGLDPVEEIKRICAETYEGAEGADVVVEAVGRPETWKQAFYARDLAGTVVLVGVPTPEMKVPELPLIDVFGRGGALKSSWYGDCLPSRDFPMLVDLYRQGRLDLDAFVTEEIGIGDIEAAFEKMHHGDVLRSVVVL; translated from the coding sequence ATGCAGCAGGTCAGGGCCGTTGTGGCCCGCGCCAAGGGCGCACCGGTCGAACTCACCACGATCAATGTCCCGGACCCGGGGCCGGGGGAGGCGGTGGTGAAGGTCCAGGCGTGCGGGGTGTGCCACACCGATCTGCATTATCGCGAGGGTGGGATCAACGACGAGTTCCCGTTCCTGTTGGGTCATGAGGCCGCGGGCGTGGTCGAGGCGGTGGGTGAGGGGGTCACCGATGTGGCGCCGGGCGATTTCGTGGTGTTGAACTGGCGTGCGGTGTGTGGTGAGTGCCGGGCGTGTAAGCGGGGGGAGCCGAAGTACTGCTTCGCCACGCACAACGCGACCCAGAAGATGACGTTGGCCGAGGGGCCCGATGCCGGGACCGAGTTGTCGCCGGCGTTGGGGATCGGTGCGTTCGCGGAGAAGACGCTGGTCGCTGCGGGGCAGTGCACCAAGGTCGACCCGCAGGCGCGTGCGGCCGCGGTCGGTCTGCTCGGTTGTGGTGTGATGGCCGGGATCGGTGCGGCGATCAACACCGGTGGGGTCACTCGGGGTAGGTCGGTGGCCGTGATCGGTTGTGGCGGTGTGGGTGTGGCCGCGATCGCGGGGTCGGCGTTGGCGGGTGCTTCGCCGATCATTGCCGTGGACATCGACGCCAACAAGCTCGCGGCCGCGAAGCGGATGGGTGCCACGCACACGGTGGATTCCTCTGCCGGGTCCGGTCTGGATCCGGTCGAGGAGATCAAGCGGATCTGTGCTGAGACCTATGAGGGTGCCGAGGGTGCGGACGTGGTGGTCGAGGCGGTGGGGCGTCCGGAGACGTGGAAGCAGGCCTTCTACGCCCGTGACCTGGCCGGGACGGTGGTGCTGGTCGGTGTGCCGACTCCGGAGATGAAGGTGCCGGAGCTGCCGTTGATCGATGTCTTCGGTCGTGGTGGGGCGTTGAAGTCGAGTTGGTACGGCGACTGCCTGCCCTCTCGTGACTTCCCGATGCTGGTGGATCTCTATCGTCAGGGTCGGTTGGATCTGGATGCGTTCGTGACCGAGGAGATCGGGATCGGTGACATCGAGGCTGCGTTCGAGAAGATGCACCACGGCGACGTGCTCCGCTCGGTGGTGGTCCTCTGA
- a CDS encoding chromate transporter yields MHLGHDRARWRGMLAAGVCFIVPAALMVTALARPYVEKGTTPAFDGLLYGMVPVVLAIVARAVVGLAPTVLRSRLSTVIAVAAVAIFAPSFVFVGLLTRLTGWLRGRRWTAAALDGLGATSVALMAGVLARLAGDGLVDLVTLALFGLTLLGLWRTRWNSAWFIVAGGATGVLLTWW; encoded by the coding sequence ATCCACCTCGGCCACGACAGGGCGCGCTGGCGCGGGATGCTGGCGGCGGGCGTCTGCTTCATCGTGCCGGCCGCGCTGATGGTCACCGCCCTGGCCCGGCCCTACGTCGAGAAGGGCACCACGCCCGCCTTCGACGGTCTCCTGTACGGCATGGTGCCGGTGGTGTTGGCGATCGTGGCCCGGGCCGTGGTCGGCCTCGCGCCGACGGTGCTGCGCAGCCGGCTGTCGACCGTGATCGCGGTGGCGGCGGTGGCGATCTTCGCGCCGTCGTTCGTCTTCGTCGGCCTGCTGACCCGGCTCACCGGGTGGTTGCGGGGCCGGCGGTGGACCGCAGCGGCGCTGGACGGCCTGGGCGCCACGTCGGTGGCGCTGATGGCCGGGGTGCTGGCTCGGCTGGCCGGCGACGGACTGGTGGATCTGGTGACGCTGGCGCTCTTCGGGCTGACCCTGCTGGGGTTGTGGCGCACCCGGTGGAACAGCGCCTGGTTCATCGTCGCCGGAGGGGCGACCGGCGTTCTGCTGACCTGGTGGTGA
- a CDS encoding Lrp/AsnC family transcriptional regulator, whose protein sequence is MDLDQLDLALLTALRDHPRAGPLELSRLTKVARATVQARIQRLETAGVVTGYGPDIDLEAAAHPLAAFVTLEIAQGALEEVASELTAIPTILEAYMTTGSADVLCKVAAADHADLQATLLELNHSAAVVRSTSVVVLGTVVPPRVLPVLERAAATRASRAPAHR, encoded by the coding sequence GTGGACCTCGACCAGCTCGACCTCGCACTGCTCACCGCGCTGCGGGACCATCCCCGTGCCGGCCCGCTCGAGCTCTCCCGGCTGACGAAGGTCGCCCGCGCCACCGTCCAGGCGCGGATCCAGCGCCTGGAGACGGCGGGCGTGGTCACCGGCTACGGCCCGGACATCGACCTGGAGGCCGCCGCCCACCCGCTGGCCGCCTTCGTGACCCTGGAGATCGCGCAGGGGGCGCTGGAAGAGGTGGCCTCCGAGCTGACTGCGATCCCGACGATCCTGGAGGCCTACATGACGACCGGTTCGGCCGACGTGCTGTGCAAGGTAGCGGCCGCCGACCACGCCGACCTGCAGGCCACGCTGCTGGAGCTGAACCACTCCGCCGCGGTGGTGCGCTCGACCAGCGTGGTGGTGCTGGGGACGGTGGTGCCGCCGCGGGTGCTGCCCGTGCTGGAGCGCGCCGCCGCGACCCGAGCCAGCCGCGCTCCGGCTCATCGGTGA
- a CDS encoding IclR family transcriptional regulator encodes MARSPSGESLIERVVRILEAFDPDTPSLTVGELAARAGLPGSTTSRLVDQLVSHGLLRRDPSGGVRIGVRLWELGARASPTLALREVAMPFMEDLQHIVGHHTQLGVREGTEVLFIERLSTRHAVINVTKVAGRLPLHASSAGQVLLAHAPASVRESVLAGPLRSYTDTTITDAGTLRKVLAEIRRQDFALCPGAIDPSATGIAVPVRDPRGRVIASLALVVPNDGNAHAHVPVLRTAARGLERTLHRPRPV; translated from the coding sequence ATGGCCAGGTCACCGTCAGGGGAGTCGCTGATCGAGCGGGTGGTGCGCATCCTGGAGGCATTCGACCCCGACACGCCGAGCCTCACGGTGGGAGAACTGGCCGCCCGGGCCGGTCTCCCCGGCTCCACGACCTCCCGCCTCGTCGACCAGCTCGTCTCCCACGGACTCCTGCGTCGTGACCCCTCCGGCGGCGTCCGCATCGGTGTCCGCCTCTGGGAGCTCGGGGCACGCGCGTCGCCGACCTTGGCCCTGCGCGAGGTCGCGATGCCGTTCATGGAGGACCTGCAACACATCGTGGGCCACCACACCCAGCTCGGCGTCCGCGAGGGGACCGAAGTCCTGTTCATCGAACGCCTCTCGACCCGCCACGCTGTCATCAACGTCACCAAGGTGGCCGGACGCCTCCCCTTGCACGCCTCGTCGGCGGGCCAGGTGCTGCTCGCCCATGCGCCGGCGTCCGTACGCGAGTCGGTGCTCGCCGGTCCGTTGCGGAGCTATACCGACACCACCATCACGGACGCCGGCACCCTCCGGAAGGTGTTGGCCGAGATCCGCCGCCAGGACTTCGCACTCTGTCCGGGAGCCATCGACCCCAGCGCGACCGGAATCGCCGTACCGGTCCGGGATCCGCGCGGCCGCGTCATCGCCTCGCTCGCACTCGTGGTGCCGAACGACGGCAACGCACACGCCCACGTTCCGGTCCTGCGCACCGCTGCACGAGGACTCGAGCGCACGCTGCACCGCCCCCGCCCGGTGTGA
- a CDS encoding AraC family transcriptional regulator, with translation MLVLDSGTVAPAERADFVSCAMADAAYASHTLPLGAAPPQLRMERWELGVVGVFHTRISPMVSARTERQARADEAPVLALVLGFTTAMCREQDDLVIAEQAGAVDLIDLSRAYRTVIPGGTDGWCAEVALAELRLDPGTIRRARPRLSASPVAGVFAQHLRELQRYAAAHGEEIELAPAAAALLGRTTVTLARALIASAAGCRDAGDALEESLLLRVQSYVRTHLGDPDLDIARIAAVHSVSVRHLFAVFAAAGLRLEQWVIAERLEAARHELGGPAGRHRTIGAVARRWGFRSHAHFTHRFRDTYGMSPREWREAARRVE, from the coding sequence ATGCTGGTGCTGGACAGTGGCACGGTGGCGCCTGCTGAGCGTGCCGACTTCGTGTCCTGCGCCATGGCCGACGCCGCCTACGCCAGCCACACGCTGCCGCTGGGCGCGGCCCCGCCGCAGCTCCGCATGGAGCGCTGGGAGCTCGGGGTGGTCGGTGTCTTCCACACCCGGATCTCGCCGATGGTCTCGGCGCGCACCGAGCGTCAGGCACGCGCCGACGAGGCGCCGGTGCTCGCGCTGGTACTGGGCTTCACCACCGCCATGTGCCGGGAGCAGGACGACCTGGTGATCGCCGAGCAGGCCGGCGCCGTGGACCTGATCGACCTGAGCCGGGCGTACCGCACGGTGATCCCGGGAGGCACCGACGGCTGGTGCGCCGAGGTGGCGCTGGCCGAGCTGCGTCTCGACCCCGGCACGATACGACGCGCCCGCCCCCGGCTGTCGGCCTCGCCGGTGGCGGGTGTCTTCGCCCAGCATCTGCGTGAGCTCCAGCGCTACGCGGCGGCCCACGGCGAGGAGATCGAGCTCGCTCCCGCGGCGGCCGCGCTGCTGGGCAGGACCACCGTCACCCTGGCGCGGGCGCTGATCGCCTCGGCCGCCGGCTGCCGGGACGCGGGCGACGCACTGGAGGAGAGCCTGCTGCTGCGGGTGCAGTCCTATGTCCGCACCCATCTCGGCGATCCCGACCTGGACATCGCCCGGATCGCGGCGGTCCACAGCGTCTCCGTGCGCCACCTCTTCGCGGTCTTCGCCGCGGCGGGCCTTCGTCTGGAGCAGTGGGTCATCGCGGAACGGTTGGAGGCGGCGCGGCACGAGCTGGGTGGACCCGCGGGGCGCCACCGCACCATCGGTGCGGTGGCCCGCCGCTGGGGCTTCCGCAGCCACGCGCACTTCACCCACCGGTTCCGCGACACCTACGGGATGTCCCCGCGGGAGTGGCGCGAAGCCGCCCGCCGCGTCGAGTGA